A single Tenacibaculum sp. 190524A02b DNA region contains:
- the recJ gene encoding single-stranded-DNA-specific exonuclease RecJ: MRWTYKNEPEKEIITTLASQLNIDMVLAKLLAQRGITSFDEAKQFFRPSLTDLHDPFLMKDMDIAVKRITNAIEKNENILIYGDYDVDGTTAVSLVSSYLKESYPNIATYIPDRYQEGYGVSFQGIDFAHDNDFSLIIALDCGIKAIDKVAYAKEKGVDFIICDHHKPGKEIPDAIAVLNPKRVDCNYPYKELCGCGVGFKLIQALATEKKESLEIILHYLDLVATAIAADIVPITGENRILAYYGLQVINTIPRNGIKAIIHQLQKKELTITDVVFIIAPRINAAGRMKHGNFAVDLLTELDFDTATKVAADIEKFNSDRKELDAQITQEALLQIENNEEQKNYTTVVFNENWHKGVIGIVASRLTETYYRPTLVFTKSGEKLAASARSVKGFDVYNALEACSEYIEQFGGHKYAAGLTLLPEQYENFKAKFEQVVKETINPDLLIPEITIDAELSLANVTPKFYRILKQMAPFGPENRKPVFITTNVRDNGYGKQVGADKSHLKLSILYGADKKTYNAIGFGLGNKLDCINNDFDILYNLDENTWNGYTSLQLVLKDLK, translated from the coding sequence ATGCGTTGGACTTATAAAAATGAACCTGAAAAAGAAATTATTACAACATTAGCTAGTCAATTAAATATTGATATGGTATTGGCTAAATTACTAGCTCAACGCGGTATAACTTCCTTTGATGAGGCTAAACAATTTTTTAGACCTTCTTTAACTGACTTACATGACCCTTTCTTAATGAAAGATATGGATATAGCTGTTAAAAGGATTACAAATGCTATTGAAAAAAATGAAAATATTTTAATTTATGGTGATTATGATGTAGATGGCACTACTGCCGTTTCTTTGGTTTCATCTTATTTAAAAGAAAGTTATCCTAACATAGCAACCTACATTCCTGATAGATACCAAGAAGGTTATGGTGTATCTTTTCAAGGTATTGATTTTGCTCATGACAATGACTTTTCTTTAATCATAGCTTTAGATTGTGGTATCAAAGCTATAGATAAGGTTGCCTATGCTAAAGAAAAAGGAGTAGACTTTATTATTTGTGACCACCATAAACCAGGAAAGGAAATCCCTGATGCAATTGCTGTTTTAAACCCTAAAAGAGTAGATTGTAACTACCCTTATAAAGAATTGTGTGGTTGTGGAGTAGGTTTTAAATTAATCCAGGCGCTAGCAACTGAAAAAAAAGAATCATTAGAGATTATTCTACATTATCTAGATTTGGTAGCTACAGCTATTGCTGCCGACATTGTTCCTATCACTGGAGAAAATAGAATCTTAGCTTATTATGGATTACAAGTTATCAATACTATTCCAAGAAATGGTATTAAAGCTATTATACACCAACTACAAAAGAAAGAATTAACCATTACCGATGTTGTTTTTATCATAGCACCAAGAATTAATGCTGCTGGAAGAATGAAGCATGGTAATTTTGCTGTAGATTTATTAACGGAGCTAGATTTTGATACTGCAACTAAAGTTGCTGCCGATATAGAGAAGTTTAATTCAGACAGGAAAGAACTTGATGCTCAAATAACGCAAGAAGCACTTTTGCAAATTGAAAACAATGAAGAGCAAAAAAATTATACTACTGTTGTTTTCAATGAAAATTGGCACAAAGGAGTTATTGGAATTGTTGCTTCACGATTAACTGAAACGTACTATAGACCAACTTTGGTTTTCACCAAAAGCGGAGAGAAATTAGCAGCTTCTGCCAGATCAGTAAAAGGGTTTGATGTTTACAATGCTTTAGAAGCTTGTTCTGAATACATAGAACAATTTGGAGGTCATAAATACGCTGCAGGGTTAACCTTACTACCCGAACAATATGAAAATTTTAAAGCTAAGTTTGAACAGGTAGTAAAGGAAACAATAAACCCTGACTTATTAATACCTGAAATTACTATTGATGCCGAATTATCTTTAGCTAACGTTACACCTAAATTCTATAGAATTTTAAAACAAATGGCTCCTTTTGGCCCTGAAAATAGAAAACCTGTATTTATAACTACTAATGTTAGAGACAATGGTTATGGTAAACAAGTAGGTGCTGATAAAAGTCATTTAAAACTTAGCATTTTATATGGTGCTGATAAAAAAACGTACAACGCTATTGGTTTTGGCTTAGGTAATAAACTTGATTGTATTAACAATGACTTTGATATTTTATATAATTTAGATGAGAATACTTGGAATGGATACACTTCTCTACAATTGGTATTAAAAGATTTAAAATAA
- a CDS encoding HopJ type III effector protein, giving the protein MNLKTFKQTLQSTPKSINFTDTITIIEELYQFTPAAFTNGTLYNNANQNNGSCKVFAFALKQQLTKEETLACFGQYYFEDVLQNPTGNDHQNIRNFINTGFEGLRFEKEPLIRKNN; this is encoded by the coding sequence ATGAATTTAAAAACATTTAAACAAACACTACAGAGTACTCCTAAGAGTATTAACTTCACAGATACCATTACTATAATAGAAGAACTATATCAGTTTACACCTGCAGCTTTTACCAATGGTACTTTATACAACAATGCCAACCAAAATAATGGTTCTTGTAAAGTATTTGCTTTTGCTTTAAAACAACAGTTAACAAAAGAAGAAACATTAGCTTGTTTTGGTCAGTATTACTTTGAAGATGTGCTTCAAAACCCTACAGGAAACGATCACCAAAATATTAGAAACTTTATAAATACAGGCTTTGAAGGCTTACGATTTGAAAAAGAACCTTTAATAAGAAAAAATAATTAA
- a CDS encoding M50 family metallopeptidase → MTKQLQYIIFTVSILIFILLQSPYLVSYQYPFRLLGTWFHEMGHGLTALCIGGSFKYLEIYENGGGVAYFTLTNKFVPLNIGKAITAAGGLLGPAIAGTILIAGAKSTRTAAILLRVLVGVIILSLVLWIRSYWGVIVLSLFALLFFIITLLKNKKIEVATLVFLGLQSILSSYLQLDYLFTKQFERHGAIQNSDTQVIAENTFGTYWLWGLLIILVSVYLIFKSFQYYFRK, encoded by the coding sequence ATGACTAAACAACTTCAATACATTATTTTTACTGTATCAATTCTCATTTTTATTTTACTCCAATCTCCTTATTTAGTGAGTTATCAATATCCTTTTCGTTTACTTGGCACTTGGTTTCATGAAATGGGACACGGTCTTACTGCATTATGTATTGGCGGTAGTTTTAAATATTTAGAGATTTATGAAAACGGTGGTGGTGTTGCTTACTTTACATTAACTAATAAATTTGTACCACTAAATATAGGGAAAGCCATTACCGCCGCAGGTGGTTTGTTAGGCCCAGCTATTGCAGGCACTATATTAATTGCAGGTGCTAAATCTACTAGAACAGCTGCTATATTATTACGAGTATTGGTAGGTGTTATTATTCTTTCTTTAGTTTTATGGATTCGTTCATATTGGGGAGTAATCGTTCTTTCTCTTTTTGCACTCCTCTTTTTCATTATTACTTTACTAAAAAATAAAAAAATTGAAGTTGCCACACTTGTCTTTTTAGGCTTACAATCCATCCTTAGTAGTTACTTACAATTAGATTATTTGTTTACCAAACAGTTTGAACGACATGGTGCTATTCAAAATTCAGATACACAAGTCATCGCTGAAAACACGTTTGGCACCTATTGGCTTTGGGGTCTTCTTATTATTTTAGTAAGTGTTTATTTAATATTTAAAAGTTTTCAATATTACTTTAGGAAGTAA
- the dcm gene encoding DNA (cytosine-5-)-methyltransferase, which translates to MVTKDYYSLSEAAEVLGKSKETLRRWDRDGKLEAFREPVSNYRVYKKELINSLIKPLLTEIDNNIDNTEISLKEYKVLELFAGAGGLAIGLEQSGIKCVALNEIDKWACQTLRENRPNWNVLEGDIKKFDFTKYKNQVDIVTGGFPCQAFSYAGKKLGLEDARGTLFYEFARAVQEVNPLICVGENVKGLLSHDKGKTLQGMISILDEIGYKVVPVEVLKAIHYKVPQKRERLILVGVRKDININYEYPTPYNKIYNLSDALKKGELYNCNVPKSEGSKYPEHKKQVLDLVPPKGYWRDLPIDIQKEYMGKSFYLGGGKTGMARRIGWDEPSLTLTCSPAQKQTERCHPDETRPFTVREYARIQTFPDSWKFSGSISQQYKQIGNAVPCNLGKELGYSIIKFLNRVYSKH; encoded by the coding sequence ATGGTTACTAAAGATTATTATTCACTTTCAGAAGCTGCTGAAGTATTAGGAAAAAGTAAGGAAACATTACGTAGATGGGATAGAGACGGGAAGCTGGAAGCCTTTCGTGAGCCTGTAAGTAATTATAGAGTATATAAAAAAGAACTTATAAACTCTTTAATTAAACCTTTATTAACTGAAATAGATAATAATATAGACAATACTGAAATATCTTTAAAAGAATATAAGGTTCTAGAGTTATTTGCTGGCGCAGGAGGTTTAGCTATTGGCTTAGAACAGTCAGGGATTAAATGTGTTGCTTTAAATGAGATAGACAAATGGGCTTGCCAAACGTTAAGAGAAAACAGACCTAACTGGAATGTTTTAGAAGGAGATATAAAAAAGTTTGATTTTACTAAATATAAAAATCAAGTTGACATTGTAACAGGTGGTTTTCCTTGCCAAGCTTTTAGTTATGCAGGAAAAAAATTAGGGCTTGAAGATGCTAGAGGAACTTTATTTTATGAGTTTGCAAGAGCTGTACAAGAAGTAAATCCATTAATTTGTGTAGGTGAAAACGTAAAAGGTTTGCTTTCTCATGATAAAGGAAAAACGTTACAAGGAATGATTTCTATTTTAGATGAAATAGGATATAAAGTAGTGCCTGTAGAAGTATTGAAAGCCATTCATTATAAAGTCCCTCAAAAAAGAGAACGTCTTATTTTGGTTGGTGTAAGAAAGGATATTAATATTAACTATGAATACCCAACTCCTTATAACAAAATATATAACTTATCTGACGCACTTAAAAAAGGCGAACTATATAACTGTAATGTACCTAAGTCAGAAGGTTCAAAATATCCTGAACATAAAAAACAAGTATTAGACTTAGTGCCTCCTAAAGGGTATTGGAGAGATTTACCTATTGATATTCAAAAGGAGTATATGGGGAAAAGTTTTTATTTAGGCGGTGGTAAAACAGGAATGGCTAGAAGAATTGGCTGGGATGAACCTAGCTTAACTTTAACATGTAGTCCAGCACAAAAACAAACAGAAAGATGTCATCCAGATGAAACCCGTCCGTTTACAGTAAGGGAATACGCAAGGATACAAACCTTCCCAGATAGTTGGAAGTTTTCAGGCTCTATATCTCAACAATATAAGCAGATTGGAAATGCTGTGCCTTGCAATTTAGGTAAGGAGTTAGGATATTCTATTATTAAGTTTTTAAATCGTGTTTATTCAAAACACTAA
- the aspS gene encoding aspartate--tRNA ligase: MYRTHTCGELRASHINSEVTLSGWVQKSRDKGFMIWIDLRDRYGITQLIFDEERTSKELMEQAKTLGREFVVQVKGTVIERASKNANIPTGDVEVLVSELTILNEAKLPPFTIEDETDGGEDLRMKYRYLDIRRNPVKESLVFRHKVSMEVRKYLSDKGFIDVETPYLIKSTPEGARDFLVPSRMNAGQFYALPQSPQTFKQLLMVGGMDKYFQIVKCFRDEDLRADRQPEFTQIDCEMAFVEQEDILEIFEGMTRHLLKEINGVEVAKFPRITFDEAMRKYGNDKPDIRFGMEFGELNEVAQHKEFKVFNEAELVVGIAVPGGASYTRKEIDKLIDWVKRPQVGALGMVYVKCNEDGSFKSSVDKFYDQEDLAKWAEATGAKAGDLICVLSGKTTKVRAQLSALRMEMAERLELRKSDEFAPLWVIDFPLLELDEETGHYHAMHHPFTSPKPGQLELLDTDPGAVKANAYDLVLNGNEIGGGSIRIHDKETQAVMFKHLGFSPEEAKEQFGFLMDAFEYGAPPHGGLAFGLDRLVAILGGQETIRDFIAFPKNNSGRDVMIDAPATIDDDQLEELSIQLALQEKA; this comes from the coding sequence ATGTACAGAACGCATACTTGTGGTGAATTAAGAGCATCGCACATAAATTCAGAAGTAACCCTTTCAGGATGGGTACAAAAATCACGTGACAAAGGTTTTATGATTTGGATTGATTTACGTGATCGTTACGGAATTACACAGTTAATTTTTGATGAAGAGCGTACTTCAAAAGAATTAATGGAGCAGGCTAAAACTTTAGGTAGAGAGTTTGTTGTACAAGTAAAAGGTACTGTAATTGAGCGTGCTTCTAAAAATGCAAATATTCCAACGGGTGATGTTGAAGTATTAGTTTCTGAATTAACTATTTTAAACGAGGCGAAGTTACCACCATTTACAATTGAAGATGAAACGGATGGAGGTGAAGATTTACGTATGAAGTATCGTTATTTAGATATTCGTCGTAACCCTGTAAAAGAGAGTTTAGTTTTTCGCCATAAAGTATCTATGGAAGTTCGTAAATACCTTTCTGATAAAGGATTTATTGATGTAGAAACTCCATATTTAATTAAGTCAACACCAGAAGGAGCAAGAGATTTTTTAGTGCCTTCACGTATGAATGCTGGTCAGTTTTATGCATTACCTCAAAGTCCACAAACCTTTAAACAGTTATTAATGGTAGGTGGTATGGATAAATATTTCCAAATTGTAAAATGTTTTAGAGATGAGGATTTACGTGCAGACCGTCAGCCAGAATTTACGCAAATAGACTGCGAAATGGCATTTGTTGAACAAGAAGATATTTTAGAGATATTTGAAGGAATGACGCGTCATTTATTAAAAGAAATTAATGGTGTTGAGGTAGCAAAATTCCCTAGAATTACTTTTGATGAAGCAATGCGTAAGTATGGTAATGATAAGCCAGATATTCGTTTTGGGATGGAGTTTGGAGAATTGAATGAGGTGGCACAGCACAAGGAATTTAAAGTGTTTAATGAAGCAGAGTTAGTAGTAGGAATTGCAGTACCTGGAGGTGCTTCATATACACGTAAGGAAATAGATAAATTAATAGATTGGGTAAAGCGTCCGCAAGTGGGAGCTTTAGGAATGGTTTATGTAAAGTGCAATGAAGACGGTTCTTTCAAGTCGTCAGTTGATAAGTTTTATGATCAAGAAGATTTAGCTAAGTGGGCAGAGGCAACTGGAGCTAAAGCTGGTGATTTAATTTGCGTACTTTCTGGTAAAACCACTAAGGTTAGAGCGCAATTAAGTGCTTTACGTATGGAAATGGCAGAGCGTTTAGAACTACGTAAGTCTGATGAGTTTGCACCGTTATGGGTAATTGACTTTCCATTGTTGGAATTAGATGAGGAAACGGGACATTATCATGCAATGCACCATCCGTTTACTTCTCCAAAGCCAGGACAATTAGAGCTATTAGATACAGATCCAGGAGCAGTAAAAGCAAATGCGTACGATTTAGTTTTAAATGGTAATGAAATAGGTGGAGGATCTATTAGAATACATGATAAAGAAACGCAAGCTGTTATGTTTAAGCATTTAGGGTTTTCACCTGAAGAAGCTAAAGAACAATTTGGTTTCTTAATGGATGCTTTTGAGTACGGGGCACCACCACATGGAGGCTTGGCATTTGGATTAGATCGTTTGGTAGCTATTTTAGGCGGACAAGAAACAATTCGTGATTTTATTGCTTTCCCTAAGAATAATTCAGGACGTGATGTAATGATAGATGCACCAGCTACTATTGATGATGATCAATTAGAAGAATTAAGTATTCAATTAGCACTTCAAGAAAAAGCATAA
- a CDS encoding phosphate ABC transporter substrate-binding/OmpA family protein, giving the protein MAGSRLTPLSKILIVAAIVGAAYYLLMQLRKPAVKEKINEVTAAATNSKTKDGYKDAINIGVVTWGGYAGGQYFNEGFKANTNSRFYKDYGFKVNFKVIDDFDASRDAFKNGDIDLMWATIDAFPTEVEGLAQYQPQVVFQADWSRGGDAIVARRGISKVSDLKGKKIAVAPMTPSHSFLIWLLEAGDISTKQVKIVEVPSAIDAADAFKSGTVDAAVVWSPDDADCVSKVAGSRVLESTKNATHIIADVFIAKKDFVEKNKEQLKDLYEGWMIGASELNSSDANKRKAAKILAEGLSQPEDFCYDAINNVRLATHGDNLNFFGLNQSYNGVTGEDLYNKMKVKYNNLGYNTSGAKSWRLLSTKDLVSKTKSLSGANHTAEKQKQFTAVNEEIAKKESLSSKKVSITFRTGEYLLSENAKQLIDVQFTPIARAFANARIRIEGNTDNVGGRSSNIALSKKRANSVAQYLISEHNMPTNRFIIVGNGPDKPVPGCEANQNANCKAKNRRTDFELVVD; this is encoded by the coding sequence ATGGCAGGAAGTAGATTAACGCCACTATCTAAAATATTAATTGTTGCAGCTATAGTAGGAGCAGCCTATTATTTATTAATGCAATTAAGAAAACCAGCGGTAAAAGAAAAGATTAATGAAGTAACCGCGGCAGCCACTAATTCAAAAACTAAAGATGGTTATAAAGATGCCATTAATATTGGAGTAGTAACTTGGGGAGGTTATGCTGGAGGACAATACTTTAATGAAGGGTTTAAAGCGAATACCAATTCAAGATTCTATAAAGATTACGGATTTAAAGTAAATTTTAAGGTAATTGATGATTTTGATGCCTCAAGAGATGCCTTTAAAAACGGTGATATTGATTTAATGTGGGCAACTATTGATGCTTTCCCTACAGAAGTTGAAGGTTTAGCACAATACCAACCTCAAGTTGTTTTTCAAGCAGATTGGAGTCGTGGTGGAGATGCTATTGTAGCGCGTAGAGGTATTAGTAAAGTAAGTGATTTAAAAGGTAAAAAAATTGCAGTGGCACCAATGACACCTTCACATTCTTTCCTTATTTGGTTATTGGAAGCGGGAGACATTAGTACAAAACAAGTAAAAATAGTAGAAGTGCCAAGTGCCATTGACGCTGCTGATGCTTTTAAAAGTGGAACGGTTGATGCTGCTGTAGTTTGGAGTCCAGATGATGCAGATTGTGTTAGTAAAGTAGCTGGCTCTAGAGTATTAGAAAGTACCAAAAATGCAACACATATTATTGCCGATGTTTTTATTGCTAAAAAAGATTTTGTAGAAAAAAATAAGGAACAATTAAAAGATTTATATGAAGGTTGGATGATAGGAGCGTCTGAATTAAACAGCTCTGATGCCAATAAAAGAAAAGCTGCTAAAATATTAGCAGAAGGATTATCTCAGCCTGAAGATTTTTGTTACGACGCTATTAACAACGTACGTTTAGCTACACATGGAGATAATTTAAACTTCTTTGGTTTAAACCAAAGCTACAATGGAGTAACAGGAGAAGACTTATACAACAAAATGAAAGTGAAGTATAATAATCTAGGATACAATACTTCTGGAGCTAAAAGCTGGCGTTTACTTTCTACCAAAGATTTAGTTTCAAAAACAAAATCATTATCTGGTGCTAATCATACCGCAGAAAAGCAAAAACAATTTACTGCTGTAAATGAAGAAATAGCTAAAAAGGAGTCCTTATCATCAAAAAAAGTAAGTATTACTTTTAGAACAGGAGAATACTTATTAAGTGAAAATGCTAAGCAGTTAATAGATGTTCAATTTACGCCAATTGCAAGAGCTTTTGCTAATGCTCGTATTAGAATTGAAGGTAACACAGATAATGTAGGAGGTAGAAGTTCAAACATTGCCTTATCAAAGAAAAGAGCAAATTCTGTTGCGCAGTATTTAATCAGTGAACACAATATGCCAACCAATCGATTTATTATTGTTGGTAATGGCCCAGACAAACCTGTTCCTGGTTGTGAAGCTAATCAGAATGCTAACTGTAAGGCGAAGAATAGAAGAACGGATTTTGAATTAGTAGTTGACTAA
- a CDS encoding ABC transporter ATP-binding protein produces MALDFTDTQSPNIIELRNIHQSYNNGKTQIIENLDLLIEDKPMQGQFAVILGMSGCGKSTVLRYIAGLQDPTSGTVLVKGQPVSKTNRVSMVFQQYSSLPWMSVLDNVGLGLRFQGISKKERDERAMEMIQLVGLDGHEKKYAQYPNLSGGQLQRVAIARSLMSNPEILLMDEPFGALDVKTRLQMQDLLIGIWEKFSPTILFVTHDIQEAVYLADDIYIMKHAPSNFVKHINVDLPFNRTRETKRLAHFDELVHHVEDAMMQIDAGV; encoded by the coding sequence ATGGCATTAGATTTTACAGATACACAATCACCCAATATTATTGAGTTACGCAACATTCATCAATCCTACAATAATGGTAAAACTCAAATCATAGAAAATCTTGATTTACTTATTGAAGACAAACCTATGCAAGGACAGTTTGCTGTCATTTTAGGAATGTCTGGTTGCGGTAAATCTACCGTTTTAAGATACATTGCAGGTTTGCAAGATCCAACGTCTGGAACTGTTTTAGTTAAAGGACAACCGGTTAGTAAAACCAATAGAGTAAGTATGGTTTTTCAGCAATACTCTTCGTTGCCATGGATGTCAGTATTAGACAATGTAGGTTTAGGTTTACGTTTCCAAGGAATCTCAAAAAAAGAAAGAGACGAACGTGCGATGGAAATGATTCAGTTGGTAGGTTTAGATGGGCATGAAAAAAAATATGCGCAATACCCTAATTTATCTGGAGGGCAATTACAACGTGTAGCTATTGCAAGAAGTTTAATGTCTAATCCTGAAATCCTATTAATGGACGAACCTTTTGGTGCTTTGGATGTAAAAACAAGGTTACAAATGCAAGATTTATTAATTGGTATTTGGGAAAAGTTTAGTCCAACCATATTGTTTGTTACGCATGATATACAAGAAGCGGTCTATTTAGCAGATGATATTTACATTATGAAACATGCGCCATCAAACTTTGTGAAGCACATTAATGTAGATTTGCCTTTTAATAGAACAAGAGAAACCAAAAGGTTGGCTCATTTTGACGAGTTAGTACATCATGTTGAAGATGCTATGATGCAGATTGATGCTGGAGTTTAA
- a CDS encoding PmeII family type II restriction endonuclease, with protein sequence MEENRRNQIIESAKKFFREEIVKSHINKACDKASKLSEYNINPFLIKYLANFLTGNDKPESIAKALVLPRILGPSITTSFGMKIQTLISTLFQGLGSTTQGIDIEFVDVIDNRKKYCQLKAGPNTINKDDVITIINHFKGVRNLARTNNLNIGIDDMIVGVVYGENSEISSHYRRIEESFPVIVGKDFWHRLTGQEDFYFELIDAIGEVALEVDASNVVKETIDKLAKEIKEKYS encoded by the coding sequence ATGGAAGAAAACAGAAGGAATCAAATAATAGAAAGTGCAAAAAAATTTTTTAGAGAAGAAATTGTAAAAAGTCATATTAATAAAGCTTGTGATAAAGCAAGTAAATTGTCTGAATATAATATAAACCCATTTTTAATTAAATACTTAGCGAACTTTCTTACAGGAAATGACAAGCCAGAAAGTATTGCAAAAGCATTAGTTTTACCAAGGATACTTGGGCCATCAATAACCACTTCTTTTGGTATGAAAATTCAAACTTTAATAAGTACTCTATTTCAGGGGCTAGGTTCTACTACACAAGGAATAGATATTGAATTTGTTGATGTTATTGATAACAGAAAAAAATATTGCCAATTAAAAGCTGGGCCAAATACAATTAATAAAGATGATGTTATAACAATTATTAATCATTTTAAAGGGGTTAGAAATTTAGCAAGGACAAATAATCTGAATATAGGAATTGATGATATGATTGTAGGGGTTGTTTATGGTGAAAATTCCGAAATAAGTTCACATTACAGAAGGATAGAGGAGTCATTCCCAGTCATAGTTGGCAAAGATTTTTGGCATAGATTGACAGGGCAAGAAGATTTTTATTTTGAGTTAATTGATGCTATTGGTGAAGTCGCTCTTGAAGTTGATGCCAGTAATGTTGTAAAAGAAACCATTGATAAACTTGCAAAAGAGATTAAAGAAAAATACAGTTAG
- a CDS encoding DUF2911 domain-containing protein: MKKSILSVIVFTIALVFSNEVNAQKFSGLDKSPMDAAAFPASYRVSDKQVKIIYSRPQLKGRSLSKLAPAGKVWRTGANEAPEITFYKDVTFGGKAVKAGTYTLFTIPGEKEWTVILSTAKNVWGSYFYKESEDVVRVSGSVSKAKDTVEAFSIAFEGEDNAYNMYLGWGNVVVSVPVKG; this comes from the coding sequence ATGAAAAAATCAATTTTATCCGTTATTGTATTTACCATTGCTTTAGTATTTTCTAATGAAGTAAATGCACAAAAGTTTTCGGGTTTAGATAAAAGTCCAATGGATGCCGCTGCATTTCCTGCAAGCTATCGTGTATCAGACAAACAAGTAAAAATTATATATAGCCGTCCACAATTAAAAGGAAGAAGTTTAAGTAAACTTGCCCCTGCTGGAAAAGTATGGAGAACTGGAGCTAATGAAGCTCCTGAAATTACTTTTTATAAAGATGTAACCTTTGGAGGTAAAGCTGTAAAAGCAGGAACTTATACGTTATTTACTATCCCAGGAGAAAAAGAATGGACTGTTATCTTAAGTACAGCAAAAAATGTTTGGGGATCTTATTTCTATAAAGAATCAGAAGATGTAGTACGTGTTAGCGGATCTGTTTCAAAAGCTAAAGATACTGTTGAAGCTTTTTCAATTGCTTTTGAAGGTGAAGACAATGCTTATAACATGTATTTAGGATGGGGTAACGTAGTAGTAAGTGTACCCGTAAAAGGATAA
- a CDS encoding ABC transporter permease: MNNTLKKLFELRGELESKQKITLTVIGSVILVLVWFLMAEVLSKSVITQNEAITSSTLKEENKLYYENDSILVANYDKLELLSKEELNQYGLVKNKVYPLLPSPTKVIKSFPELNKDDDVIGNTFFSIKLNVLGYLLAILVAIPIGFLLGLVPLFRGVFSKIIDSYRFIPLTAVTGIFIMWLGLGSQMKVSFLAFGIIVYLIPVVVQRIDEVQKVYLNTVFTLGASPWQTIKTVYMPYVFSKLIDDIRVLTAISWTYITIVEMLNKGGGIGELIWTAKRQSRIDKAFAILIIIVIIGVLQDRLFVMIDKLLFPFKHINKGNKH; the protein is encoded by the coding sequence ATGAATAATACACTAAAAAAGTTGTTCGAGTTACGCGGAGAACTTGAATCGAAACAAAAAATTACGCTGACTGTTATAGGAAGCGTAATTCTTGTTTTAGTATGGTTTTTAATGGCAGAGGTTCTATCTAAATCTGTGATTACCCAAAATGAAGCGATAACTTCATCTACCTTAAAGGAAGAAAACAAATTGTACTATGAAAATGATTCCATTTTAGTCGCGAATTATGACAAGTTAGAATTGTTAAGCAAAGAAGAATTGAATCAATACGGATTGGTAAAAAATAAAGTATATCCACTATTACCTTCACCAACTAAGGTTATTAAATCCTTTCCCGAGTTAAATAAAGATGATGATGTAATAGGAAATACTTTCTTTTCTATAAAATTAAACGTATTGGGCTATTTATTAGCCATATTAGTGGCTATTCCTATTGGCTTTTTATTAGGTCTTGTTCCTTTGTTTAGGGGGGTGTTCAGTAAAATAATCGATTCGTATCGCTTTATCCCATTAACCGCCGTCACTGGAATATTTATTATGTGGTTAGGTTTAGGAAGTCAAATGAAAGTGTCTTTCTTAGCCTTTGGTATTATTGTGTATTTAATTCCTGTGGTAGTTCAACGTATAGATGAAGTTCAGAAAGTATATTTAAATACTGTTTTTACTTTAGGAGCTTCTCCTTGGCAAACTATTAAAACGGTTTATATGCCTTATGTTTTTTCAAAATTAATAGATGATATTCGTGTATTAACCGCTATTTCTTGGACTTATATTACTATTGTAGAAATGTTGAATAAAGGTGGAGGAATTGGAGAATTGATTTGGACAGCCAAAAGACAAAGTAGAATTGACAAAGCTTTTGCTATTTTAATTATTATTGTAATTATTGGTGTATTACAAGATCGTTTGTTTGTAATGATAGACAAATTACTTTTTCCGTTTAAACATATAAATAAAGGTAACAAACATTAG